catcttgagggGTAGTTGAACTTTAATGAAATATACTCAAgcaaaacattagtccaacaatatGTATGTTGACATGAATACCAAAACCATCAGGGAGTGGACGTgctttcactcttcttccttgaCTTGACAACATATCAAGGCTGATGTTCGTACAACACCACGACCTTTTCTGATGGCTGATGTTCCACAAGTAATCTGAGTCGTGATTTGGTTTGGTAATGTTAAAATCCTGATGTCAGATTTCTAATCATGGCAAATTGAACGTTTTTTTAATCATGGCAGCGTGTTTTCATTTATGTTTTGGTTGGGATGAGAAATGGGGAGGTGCTTATTATAGGCGGCCGGAGAGCGGCGTTGCATCCTGAAAAAGCTCATGGCCGCTCGAATTAAGAAGGAGGCAGGCAGGCAGACGTAGGTAACAATGGCGACCTCACATCTCTAATACGCATGGACAGGACAAGCTTAAGGTAGGGGCCGGGAGAAGATGCAGCATGTCGATCCATCAATAGCAGCTAGCTATTACTAACTAGCAAAACAAATTTACAAAGGTCGATCAATGACCAAGATGCACGGCCATtacgtcgccgccgccttcgccgccgtgGTGGTGGTGCTCCTCCTCCCCGGCTGCCTCGATGCCTACCCGGACCCGGATGAGGTAGTCGTCGTCGACGTGGGGGCGCTGGAGGAGGGCAGCAGCTGCTACTTCCCGATGACGGCGCCGGTGGTGCCGGAGTCCCCCGAGGCGCGCCGCGAGCACTACCGAGCCATTGCGGCCAAGGACCTGGCTCGGCACCGGCGGATGGCCAGGAGGAGGCAGCTGGCGGCGTCGGGCATGCCGGATCTTTTGGCGGCCAcgagcgggagcgggagcggcACGCCCCTGTCCACGTTCGAGCTGCCGATGCAGAGCGCCCTGGACTCGATGGACGTGGGCATGTACCTGGTGACGGTGCACTTCGGCACGCCGGCGGTGGCCTTCAGCATGGCCCTGGACACCGCCAACGACCTGACCTGGCTCAACTGCCGCCTCCGCGGCCACCGGCGGCACAGGGACAGGGGCAACGCCAACGCCAAGACCATGTCCCTGGAGCAGGCGCTGGAGCCACCCTTGGTGAAGAAGACCTGGTACCGTCCGGCGCGGTCGTCGTCGTGGCGGCGGTACCGGTGCTCCATGCGGGACAGCTGCGCCCGTTTCCCGCACGTTGCGTGCAAGACGCCCAACCACAACGAGTCGTGCAGCTACCACCAGCAGCTGCAGGACGGCACGAATACCCGCGGCATCTTCGGGCGCGAGACGGCGACGGTGGCGGTGTCGGGCGGGAGGCAGGCGCGGCTGCCGGGGCTGGTGCTGGGGTGCTCCACGTTCGAGGCCGGCGGGACCGTGGACGCGCACGACGGCGTGCTCACGCTGGGCAACGCCAACGTGTCCTTCAGCAAGATCGCCGGGAAGAGCTTCCAGGGCCTCTTCTCCTTCTGCCTGCTGGCCACGCACAGCGGCCGCGACGCCTTCAGCTACCTCACCTTCGGGCCCAACccggccatggtggccggcgcCGGGTTCGGCGAGACAGACATCGTGTACATGCAGAACGAACCGTCCATGGGCGTGCAAGTCACGGGCGTCTTCGTCAACGGGCAGCGCCTCAACATCCCGCCGGAGGTGTGGAACTACCGCGTTCACGGCGGGCTCAACCTGGACACGGGCACCTCCGTGTCGTCGCTGCTGGAGCCGGCGTACGGCACGGTCACGCGAGCGCTGGCGAGCCTCCTAGACCCAAAGCTGGAGAAGGCGGCGGAGGAGGTGATCCCGTTCGAGCACTGCTACAAGTGGGACGGCAAGAACCCGGCGCCGGAAGCCATTGTGCCAAAGGTGGAGCTGGTGTTGATGGGCGGCGCGAGGCTGGAGCCGAGCCCCAAAGGCGTGCTCATGCCGGAGGTGGTGCCCGGGATCGCCTGCATCGGCTTCTTTAAACGGGAGGCGGGGCCCAACATCCTCGGCAACGTGCACATGCAAGAGCACATCTGGGAGTTCGACGACGTCAAGGGCAAGCTCCGGTTCAAGAAGGACAAGTGCACCACCCACATTAATATTTCTCCTCCTAATGCTAATCCCAAACCCAATCCCAATCCCAATCCCAATCCCACCAACAACTAATCAAAAACCATCTTCTCTGTATGTATGTATTCATGTATCATATCATTCATCTCTCatctgtatgtatgtatgtaatcCGAAAACCGAATCTTTTCTGAATCCATTCCCCCTCTCCCTCGGCATCCCTAGCTGGTGCAGAGTCCGGAACAACTGAAATATTCTTTCAATTTTTAAGATAAAACTTAATTTGTACAAGGTCCTCCTCCTAGTGATGCAAACAAACAAAAAACGACGTCTAGCTCCGCCGGCCTTCGCCAATGGCATGCCCGAATGGCGTCTAGGCTACCTATGGCCAGGCACACGTGACTAGGTCACATAGATACcggaacatgtcaacgagaaagaacAACAAAACCGGTTACAAGGAGACAGTATACGGAGCATGAGAATTACTCAAGAGGatatcgatatatatatatatatatatatatatatatatatatatatatatatatatatatatatatatatatatatatatataggaatagcacatgataaccacgggttcactcgaatatcattcgtgtattATAGGTATCAATATGGATATCCACGATACCGCTATTGATCATTGAACGAAAGGGTGTTtatgttcatgtctatgttttaccaaacctatagggtcacacgcttaagggattCACGATTTGATGACTATTATTGGAGTAAGAGTTGTGAGAAAATATTCACGAAATAGTTTCAGGAATATTAGAAATAGTTTCAAGAGAAACCGAATGTGTTCTGGGGATACCGGAAGAGATTCGGGGTTTACCGGAAAttgatatataggtggaaaatgtatATGAAGATATTAAATTTAAAATAAAAGGTTCTAATAATTTAATATTAACATGCCAAAGAAAATACTAAAAGGCCTAGTGGTAGAGAGTTATTGGCCCTAGGGCCCAATAACATATGTGGTGCCATAGACTTCGCCGTTTCGGAGAGTGAAAAAAGTCATTTTTTCCAAAAATGCTCAAAACTAAGATCTAATACCAGAAATGGATCAGCGTTGTTCATACGAATCCAACAAGCCCAAGAATGTCAATTCTGAGTTTGTATGAAGAAAAGGCGGCCGATTTACCAAATAGGGCCATAGCACGGTCGTACGGAAGTGAATCAAGCCCAAAAGTTGCCTCTCCAAACGGGACTCTTCATCGATTTTGTCCCCTTTTATTCCTACGACTTCCTTAGTCTTTAAGAGATGTTTTGGGAGAGGATAAGGCTCACCTAGAGCCCTTGATTACGGGAGAGCTCTTATAGACACACTTTCAAACTTAGCCATCGCATCAATCTCATCTCTGAAATTCATCAAGCTTCATATCCACGTCCAGTCGTCATCCACATCCAGAACAACATGCGTTGTTGCAACCCCTGTAAGACCTGGCCTGGCTCACCTGCCACCTCTGCAGCCACTGGTGGCACAGTGGCAGGGCCAAGACTGTTAGCTAATCTAGATGTTGGGTTTAGACTAGTTTGTTTTTCTGTCGAATAAACAGGATGCATGAGCCGCGACGTGTGCGTGCCATGCAAGTAGCTAGCATGGGACGGCTGGACATGGTCACCACGATCGGCCCGGTAGTCTTGCAGGTGGCTTAGGAGGCACGATCGGCTCTCGTGGGATGGCGCGAGCACGGCGGATCATGGCGCATAGATAGGATCGCTACCTGCCTCTCCTTCCTTGTAACAGAATAAATAGctgaaagaaaaaaatgagaaaactCGCAAGATTGCACGCGGCGCAAAACCATTGTCTCCTCTCTGATTATGAGCTTAGATtgctaacaagtggtatcagagcctcgtttaGCGATCCCGGCGATCATGTCCGATCACGGAGAACAGCCGGACACGGCTGCAGCGACGGTTGCAGCTGGCCTCAACGGAGGCACGGGCAGGTCGGCACGCTCGGAGACTCCACCACGGGAGCGTAGCCGCGGGCGAATCCGCGTCAGGCGGGAGCGGAAGGTGGTGATCCACCAGGCGGCGGCTACAGAGCGCTCGCCGTTCGTGCCGGGCGTCGGCACCACGTTCCCGACCCTCACCTCGACCAACTACATCGAGTGGTCGCTGGTGATGAAGGTACACCTGGAGTCCTAGGGGCTCTAGGACGCGATCGAGGGAAACGCGCAAGACGTGCGCGACGACAAGGCGGCGCTCGGCGTCCTTCTCCGAGCCGTTCCGCCAGAGATGCTCGGTGTCCTCGTCGTCAAGGAGACGACCAAGGCTGCCTGGGACACCATCAAGGTCATGCGGATGGGAGTGCACCGTGTGCGTGAAGCCACCGCACAAGGTCTCCATGCGGAATTTGAGCAGATCGCTTTCCACGACGGCGAGACCATCGACGCCTTTGGGATGCGGATCACCAGCCTCGTCAACCAGCTGCGCACCCTCGGCAACAACGTCGAGGAGGTATGCGTCGTGCAGAAGTTTTTGTGTGTTGTTCCCCC
This DNA window, taken from Triticum aestivum cultivar Chinese Spring chromosome 1D, IWGSC CS RefSeq v2.1, whole genome shotgun sequence, encodes the following:
- the LOC123179735 gene encoding aspartic proteinase NANA, chloroplast-like, producing MTKMHGHYVAAAFAAVVVVLLLPGCLDAYPDPDEVVVVDVGALEEGSSCYFPMTAPVVPESPEARREHYRAIAAKDLARHRRMARRRQLAASGMPDLLAATSGSGSGTPLSTFELPMQSALDSMDVGMYLVTVHFGTPAVAFSMALDTANDLTWLNCRLRGHRRHRDRGNANAKTMSLEQALEPPLVKKTWYRPARSSSWRRYRCSMRDSCARFPHVACKTPNHNESCSYHQQLQDGTNTRGIFGRETATVAVSGGRQARLPGLVLGCSTFEAGGTVDAHDGVLTLGNANVSFSKIAGKSFQGLFSFCLLATHSGRDAFSYLTFGPNPAMVAGAGFGETDIVYMQNEPSMGVQVTGVFVNGQRLNIPPEVWNYRVHGGLNLDTGTSVSSLLEPAYGTVTRALASLLDPKLEKAAEEVIPFEHCYKWDGKNPAPEAIVPKVELVLMGGARLEPSPKGVLMPEVVPGIACIGFFKREAGPNILGNVHMQEHIWEFDDVKGKLRFKKDKCTTHINISPPNANPKPNPNPNPNPTNN